One part of the Thioalbus denitrificans genome encodes these proteins:
- the metW gene encoding methionine biosynthesis protein MetW, whose amino-acid sequence MELRTDLQLISEWIRPGSRVLDLGCGDGTLLRHLRDSRQVTGYGLELDPDNVIACIDAGLNVIHSNLDDGLQQYFDDDSFDVVVMTQALQVVHYPAWLLTEMLRVGREGIVTFPNFGHWQCRLQLALGGHMPVSRTLPNPWYDTQNIHLCTFRDFEALCRQKNIRILERTVVDNAHRTSLGMRLLPNLLGEVAIYRFTR is encoded by the coding sequence ATGGAACTGCGTACCGATCTGCAGCTCATCAGCGAATGGATCCGCCCCGGCAGCCGCGTCCTCGACCTGGGCTGCGGCGACGGCACCCTGCTGCGCCACCTGCGCGACTCCCGCCAGGTCACCGGCTACGGCCTCGAGCTCGACCCGGACAACGTCATCGCCTGCATCGACGCGGGGCTGAACGTCATCCACTCCAACCTGGATGACGGCCTGCAGCAGTACTTCGACGACGACTCCTTCGACGTCGTGGTCATGACCCAGGCCCTGCAGGTGGTCCACTACCCCGCCTGGCTGCTCACGGAGATGCTGCGGGTGGGGCGCGAGGGCATCGTCACCTTCCCCAACTTCGGCCACTGGCAGTGCCGGCTGCAGCTGGCGCTGGGCGGGCACATGCCGGTTTCCCGCACCCTGCCCAACCCCTGGTACGACACCCAGAACATCCACCTGTGCACCTTCCGCGACTTCGAGGCGCTGTGCCGGCAGAAGAACATCCGCATCCTGGAACGCACCGTGGTGGATAACGCCCATCGCACCAGCCTCGGCATGCGCCTGCTGCCCAATCTCCTGGGGGAAGTGGCCATCTACCGCTTTACCCGCTGA
- the metX gene encoding homoserine O-succinyltransferase MetX, translated as MPEPFPSDSVGLVTPARQHFDQPLELVSGRVLESYDLVYETYGELNAARSNGILICHALSGDHHAAGYHSPEDRKPGWWDTAIGPGKPIDTNRFFVVSVNNLGGCKGSTGPNTPNPATGQFYGPDFPIVTVKDWVNSQQRLAEALGIDRWAAVIGGSLGGMQALQWAIDHPDRIAHAVVIAAASKLSAQNIAFNEVARQAILTDPEFHDGRYYEQGVVPRRGLMLARMLGHITYLSDESMGAKFGRELREQKLQFGYGVEFQVESYLRYQGESFVERFDANTYLLMTRALDYFDPAADYGNDLPTALRRASCGFLVVSFTSDWRFAPERSREIVKGLLDADRNVSYAEIEATQGHDAFLMPLPKYLDVFHAYMRRVADEVGA; from the coding sequence ATGCCCGAACCCTTCCCATCCGATTCCGTCGGCCTGGTCACGCCGGCCCGGCAGCACTTCGACCAGCCGCTGGAGCTCGTTTCCGGGCGGGTGCTGGAGAGCTACGACCTCGTCTACGAGACCTATGGCGAGCTGAACGCCGCGCGCAGCAACGGGATTCTCATCTGCCATGCGCTGTCCGGCGACCACCACGCCGCCGGCTACCACAGCCCCGAGGATCGCAAGCCGGGCTGGTGGGATACGGCCATCGGTCCGGGCAAGCCCATCGACACCAACCGCTTCTTCGTGGTCAGCGTGAACAATCTCGGCGGCTGCAAGGGCTCCACCGGCCCCAACACGCCGAACCCCGCCACGGGACAGTTCTACGGCCCGGACTTTCCCATCGTCACGGTGAAGGACTGGGTCAACAGCCAGCAGCGGCTCGCCGAGGCGCTCGGGATCGATCGCTGGGCGGCGGTCATCGGCGGCAGTCTCGGCGGCATGCAGGCGCTGCAGTGGGCCATCGACCACCCCGACCGGATTGCCCACGCCGTGGTCATCGCCGCCGCGTCGAAGCTCTCGGCCCAGAACATCGCCTTCAACGAGGTGGCCCGGCAGGCCATCCTCACTGACCCGGAATTCCATGACGGGCGCTACTACGAACAGGGCGTGGTACCCCGGCGCGGGCTGATGCTGGCCCGCATGCTGGGCCACATCACCTACCTCTCCGACGAGTCCATGGGCGCCAAGTTCGGCCGCGAGCTGCGGGAGCAGAAGCTCCAGTTCGGCTACGGCGTGGAGTTCCAGGTGGAGAGCTACCTGCGCTACCAGGGCGAGAGCTTCGTGGAGCGCTTCGACGCCAACACCTACCTGCTGATGACCCGGGCGCTGGACTACTTCGACCCGGCGGCGGATTACGGCAACGACCTGCCCACCGCCCTGCGCCGGGCCAGCTGCGGCTTCCTGGTGGTCTCCTTCACCAGCGACTGGCGCTTCGCGCCGGAGCGCTCGCGGGAGATCGTCAAGGGACTGCTGGACGCCGATCGCAACGTCTCCTACGCCGAGATCGAGGCCACCCAGGGTCACGACGCCTTCCTGATGCCGCTGCCGAAGTACCTGGACGTGTTCCACGCCTACATGCGCCGGGTGGCCGACGAGGTGGGGGCCTGA
- a CDS encoding DUF167 family protein, with amino-acid sequence MSWYRWEDDELHLFLHIQPRASRDEVTGIQGDRLKVRITAPPVEGRANAHLVKFLAKLLGVPRSRVRVASGEQGRQKHLVVTNPGLLPPPLDAASRSGARTMDKG; translated from the coding sequence ATGAGCTGGTACCGCTGGGAGGACGACGAGCTGCACCTGTTCCTCCACATCCAGCCGCGCGCCAGCCGCGACGAGGTGACCGGTATCCAGGGCGATCGGCTCAAGGTCCGCATCACCGCCCCGCCGGTGGAGGGCCGGGCCAACGCCCACCTGGTGAAATTCCTGGCCAAGCTGCTCGGCGTGCCCCGCAGCCGGGTCCGGGTGGCCAGCGGCGAGCAGGGGCGGCAGAAGCACCTGGTGGTCACCAATCCCGGGCTGCTGCCCCCGCCCCTGGATGCGGCGTCGAGATCCGGGGCACGGACAATGGATAAAGGATAA
- a CDS encoding YggT family protein encodes MGTSPYTVNAATFLISTLFGVYIIIVMLRFLLAWVRADFYNPMSQFLVKATNPVLRPLRRFIPGYGGVDLASVVLMLVLQMVELVLILGVLGRAGGFVGLLVWAVAELLQTLVRVFTFSILIEVVLSWVSPGGRHPVTMLLYRLNAPLLGPARRMLPPMGGIDFSPVLVLVLLQLTSMLLVAPIADLGRGLALG; translated from the coding sequence ATGGGAACCAGCCCCTATACCGTCAACGCCGCCACCTTTCTCATCAGCACCCTGTTCGGCGTGTACATCATCATTGTCATGCTGCGCTTCCTGCTCGCCTGGGTGCGTGCCGACTTCTACAACCCGATGTCCCAGTTCCTGGTGAAGGCCACCAACCCGGTGCTGCGCCCCCTGCGGCGCTTCATTCCCGGCTACGGCGGCGTGGACCTGGCGAGCGTGGTGCTGATGCTGGTGCTGCAGATGGTGGAGCTGGTCCTGATCCTGGGCGTACTGGGGCGCGCCGGGGGCTTCGTCGGGCTGCTGGTATGGGCGGTGGCGGAGCTGCTCCAGACCCTGGTGCGCGTGTTCACCTTCAGCATCCTCATCGAGGTGGTGCTGAGCTGGGTCAGTCCCGGCGGCCGCCACCCCGTCACGATGCTGCTCTACCGTCTCAACGCACCGCTGCTCGGCCCCGCGCGGCGCATGCTGCCGCCCATGGGCGGCATCGACTTCTCGCCGGTACTGGTGCTCGTCCTGCTGCAGCTCACCTCCATGCTGCTGGTGGCCCCCATCGCCGACCTGGGCCGGGGGCTGGCGCTGGGATGA
- the proC gene encoding pyrroline-5-carboxylate reductase, with protein sequence MEQGIISFIGGGNMCSSLVGGLIADGYAPERIRVSDPGEETLASLRARFGVHTTHDNREAAAGAGVVVLAVKPQVLPKVAAELAPVVQEHGTLVVSIAAGIRTTDLQRWLGAGVALVRTMPNTPALVKSGATALFATAAVTAAQRDQAESVLRAVGLTLWLENEEQMDAVTALSGSGPAYFFLVMEAMQGAAQAIGLPERTARLLTLQTAFGAAKMALESDEEPSLLRQRVTSPGGTTERALNVLEEGKLRELFRDALTSARDRSRELAAILGRDPD encoded by the coding sequence GTGGAACAGGGAATCATCAGCTTCATCGGCGGCGGCAACATGTGCAGCAGCCTCGTCGGCGGGCTCATCGCCGACGGTTACGCCCCGGAACGCATCCGGGTCAGCGATCCCGGCGAGGAGACGCTGGCCTCGCTGCGCGCCCGCTTCGGCGTCCACACCACCCACGACAACCGCGAGGCGGCAGCCGGGGCCGGCGTGGTGGTGCTGGCGGTCAAGCCCCAGGTACTGCCGAAGGTGGCCGCCGAACTGGCGCCGGTGGTGCAGGAGCACGGAACCCTGGTGGTCTCCATCGCCGCCGGCATCCGTACCACCGACCTGCAGCGCTGGCTCGGGGCGGGGGTGGCCCTGGTACGCACCATGCCCAATACCCCGGCGCTGGTGAAGAGCGGCGCCACCGCGCTGTTCGCCACCGCGGCCGTCACGGCCGCCCAGCGCGACCAGGCCGAGTCGGTGCTGCGGGCCGTCGGCCTGACCCTGTGGCTGGAGAACGAGGAGCAGATGGATGCCGTGACGGCGCTGTCCGGCAGCGGACCGGCCTACTTCTTCCTGGTCATGGAGGCCATGCAGGGCGCGGCGCAGGCGATCGGGCTGCCGGAGCGCACGGCCCGGCTGCTGACGCTGCAGACGGCCTTCGGCGCCGCCAAGATGGCCCTGGAGAGCGACGAGGAGCCCTCCCTGCTGCGCCAGCGCGTCACCTCGCCCGGCGGCACCACCGAACGGGCGCTCAACGTGCTCGAGGAAGGCAAACTGCGCGAACTGTTCCGCGACGCGCTCACGTCCGCCCGGGACCGTTCCCGGGAACTGGCCGCGATCCTGGGCCGGGATCCCGACTAA
- a CDS encoding YggS family pyridoxal phosphate-dependent enzyme, producing the protein MEKTAERLAQIEVRIRTAEVCHNREPGSVTLLAVSKTRPADVIRAAAAAGQRRFGESYLREALEKIGALADLDLEWHFIGPIQSNKTRGIAEHFHWVHSVDRLKVARRLSEQRPETLPPLNVCLQVNISGEASKSGVEPEALPDLARAVAALPRLRLRGLMAIPAPVRDAGEEVVRAPFRRLREALAALNRDGLALDTLSMGMSDDFEAAIAEGATLVRIGTDLFGARD; encoded by the coding sequence ATGGAAAAAACTGCGGAGCGTTTGGCACAAATCGAGGTCCGCATACGTACCGCCGAGGTATGTCACAACCGGGAGCCGGGATCCGTCACTCTGCTGGCGGTCAGCAAGACCCGCCCGGCGGATGTCATCCGGGCCGCCGCGGCGGCGGGCCAGCGCCGGTTCGGCGAGAGCTACCTGCGCGAGGCGCTGGAGAAGATCGGAGCCCTTGCCGATCTGGACCTGGAGTGGCACTTCATCGGGCCCATCCAGTCCAACAAGACCCGCGGCATCGCCGAGCACTTCCACTGGGTCCACAGCGTGGACCGGCTGAAGGTGGCCCGGCGGCTGAGCGAGCAGCGCCCGGAGACGCTGCCGCCCCTCAACGTCTGCCTGCAGGTCAACATCAGCGGCGAGGCCAGCAAGTCGGGCGTCGAGCCCGAGGCGCTGCCGGACCTGGCCCGGGCCGTGGCCGCGCTGCCGCGGCTGCGGCTGCGGGGCCTGATGGCCATCCCGGCGCCGGTGCGGGACGCCGGGGAGGAGGTCGTGCGCGCGCCCTTCCGCCGGCTGCGGGAGGCCCTCGCGGCGCTGAACCGCGACGGCCTGGCGCTGGACACCCTCTCCATGGGCATGTCCGACGACTTCGAGGCCGCCATCGCCGAGGGCGCCACCCTCGTGCGCATCGGCACCGATCTCTTCGGCGCCCGGGACTGA
- a CDS encoding type IV pilus twitching motility protein PilT, with amino-acid sequence MDITELLAFSVKNGASDLHLSAGLPPIIRVDGDVRRINVPPLDHKQVHGLIYDIMNDKQRKDFEEFLETDFSFEIPGVARFRVNAFHQNRGVAGVFRTIPSRVQTLEELGFGKNFQDIADAPRGLILVTGPTGSGKSTTLAAMLDYLNEIRYQHILTIEDPIEFVHESKKCLVNQREVHRDTLGFNEALRAGLREDPDIILVGEMRDLETIRLALTAAETGHLVFGTLHTTSAAKTIDRVVDVFPAGEKDMVRSMLSESLRSVISQTLLKRVGGGRIAAHEIMVATPAIRNLIREDKIAQMYSAIQTGHALGMHTLDQHLLELVNKGIVSRLDARARAQDKEIFR; translated from the coding sequence ATGGACATTACCGAGCTGCTTGCTTTCAGCGTCAAGAACGGCGCCTCAGACCTGCACCTCTCCGCCGGGTTGCCCCCAATCATCCGCGTGGATGGCGACGTTCGGCGCATCAACGTGCCGCCCCTGGACCACAAGCAGGTCCACGGGCTCATCTACGACATCATGAACGACAAGCAGCGGAAGGATTTCGAGGAGTTCCTGGAGACGGACTTCTCCTTCGAGATTCCGGGCGTGGCCCGCTTCCGCGTCAACGCCTTCCACCAGAACCGCGGCGTGGCCGGGGTCTTCCGTACCATTCCCTCCCGGGTCCAGACCCTGGAGGAACTGGGGTTCGGCAAGAACTTCCAGGACATCGCCGACGCGCCGCGGGGTCTCATCCTGGTCACCGGGCCCACCGGCTCGGGCAAGAGCACGACCCTGGCGGCCATGCTCGACTACCTCAACGAGATCCGCTACCAGCACATCCTCACCATCGAGGATCCCATCGAGTTCGTGCACGAGAGCAAGAAGTGTCTCGTCAACCAGCGCGAGGTTCACCGCGACACCCTCGGCTTCAACGAGGCGCTGCGGGCCGGTTTGCGCGAGGACCCGGACATCATCCTGGTGGGCGAGATGCGCGATCTCGAAACCATCCGCCTGGCGCTCACCGCCGCGGAGACCGGCCACCTGGTGTTCGGCACCCTGCACACCACCTCCGCGGCCAAGACCATCGACCGCGTGGTGGACGTCTTCCCCGCCGGCGAGAAGGACATGGTCCGTTCCATGCTCTCCGAGTCGCTGCGCTCGGTAATCTCGCAGACCCTGCTCAAGCGGGTGGGGGGCGGGCGCATCGCGGCCCACGAAATCATGGTGGCCACCCCGGCCATCCGCAACCTGATCCGGGAGGACAAGATCGCCCAGATGTACTCGGCTATCCAGACTGGCCATGCCCTGGGGATGCATACCCTCGATCAGCACCTGCTGGAACTCGTCAACAAGGGCATTGTGAGCCGTCTTGACGCCCGCGCCAGGGCCCAGGACAAGGAGATTTTCCGTTGA
- a CDS encoding PilT/PilU family type 4a pilus ATPase: MDFESLLKLMVHKQASDLFITVGMPPTVKVHGKLIPVGQKPLSPQQVREAVTGIMTEEQRKEFARTRECNFAISAAGVGRFRVSSFQQRGVAGMVLRRIETRIPSVEELHLPPIIKNLAMTKRGLVIFVGGTGTGKSTSLAAVIGYRNQNTGGHIITIEDPIEFIHQHALSIITQREVGIDTDSYEVALKNTLRQAPDVILIGEVRARETMDYAVAFAETGHLCLATLHANNANQAMDRIINFFPEDRRDQLFMDLSLNLKAIVAQQLIPTPDGKSRRVAVEVMINTPLIQDHLRKGEVHLLKEIMKNSTEHGMCTFDQALFQLFKSGEITYEDALHHADAPNDLRLMIKLDSEKGVDRYAAGMDGIGLVEE, encoded by the coding sequence ATGGATTTCGAATCCCTGCTGAAACTCATGGTCCACAAGCAGGCCTCGGACCTGTTCATCACCGTGGGCATGCCACCGACCGTGAAAGTCCACGGCAAGCTCATTCCCGTCGGGCAGAAGCCTCTTTCGCCGCAGCAGGTGCGCGAAGCCGTCACCGGCATCATGACCGAGGAGCAGCGCAAGGAGTTCGCCCGCACCCGCGAGTGCAACTTCGCCATCAGCGCCGCGGGCGTGGGCCGGTTCCGCGTCAGCTCCTTCCAGCAGCGCGGGGTGGCGGGCATGGTGCTGCGCCGCATCGAGACGCGCATCCCCTCCGTCGAGGAGCTGCACCTGCCGCCCATCATCAAGAACCTGGCCATGACCAAGCGCGGGCTGGTGATCTTCGTGGGTGGCACCGGCACCGGCAAGTCCACCTCCCTGGCGGCGGTGATCGGCTATCGCAACCAGAACACCGGCGGCCACATCATCACCATCGAGGACCCCATCGAGTTCATCCACCAGCACGCGCTCTCCATCATCACCCAGCGCGAGGTGGGCATCGACACCGACTCCTACGAGGTGGCGCTGAAGAATACCCTGCGCCAGGCCCCGGACGTGATCCTCATCGGCGAGGTCCGCGCCCGCGAGACCATGGACTACGCGGTGGCGTTCGCCGAGACCGGCCACCTCTGCCTCGCCACGCTGCACGCCAACAACGCCAACCAGGCCATGGACCGGATCATCAACTTCTTCCCGGAGGATCGCCGGGACCAGCTGTTCATGGACCTGTCGCTCAACCTCAAGGCGATCGTCGCCCAGCAGCTCATCCCCACCCCCGACGGCAAGAGCCGGCGGGTGGCGGTGGAGGTCATGATCAACACCCCCCTGATCCAGGATCACCTGCGCAAGGGCGAGGTTCACCTGCTCAAGGAGATCATGAAGAACTCCACCGAGCACGGCATGTGCACCTTCGACCAGGCCCTGTTCCAGCTCTTCAAGTCGGGCGAAATCACCTACGAGGACGCCCTGCACCACGCCGACGCCCCCAACGACCTGCGCCTGATGATCAAGCTGGACAGCGAGAAGGGCGTGGACCGCTACGCCGCCGGCATGGACGGCATCGGCCTGGTAGAAGAGTAG
- a CDS encoding dihydroorotate dehydrogenase electron transfer subunit codes for MNDTTHRDTIFVEESEILAHEAHPGAQHILRIRAPRIAAHARPGSFAHIQCDPLLPMRRPLSIMRVDAQAGWVDFLYKAVGEGTRLLARRGTGEFLSVMGPIGTPFTPPPGRPRTLLIGGGVGIPPMLFLAEDLKRRGSPWDPFVIMGSEVPFPFQARPSRMLVPGMPEGVIAAMPLLEDWGVPSRLASLQGYPGCFEGYVTDLARAWLEALEPAQREEVAVFSCGPHPMLEAVARLAREYGLPCQVSLEEFMACAVGGCAGCAVEIRTDAGPAMKRVCVDGPVFDARQVFA; via the coding sequence ATGAACGACACAACCCATCGCGACACCATCTTCGTGGAGGAGAGCGAGATTCTCGCCCACGAGGCCCACCCAGGCGCCCAGCATATCCTGCGCATCCGGGCCCCGCGCATCGCGGCGCACGCGCGGCCGGGCAGCTTCGCCCACATCCAGTGCGACCCGCTGCTGCCCATGCGCCGGCCGCTGTCCATCATGCGGGTGGATGCGCAGGCCGGCTGGGTGGACTTCCTCTACAAGGCCGTCGGCGAGGGCACCCGCCTGCTCGCCCGGCGCGGGACCGGCGAGTTCCTCAGCGTCATGGGGCCCATCGGAACGCCCTTCACACCCCCCCCGGGACGCCCGCGAACGCTGCTCATCGGGGGCGGCGTGGGCATCCCCCCCATGCTGTTCCTGGCCGAGGATCTGAAACGCCGCGGCAGCCCCTGGGACCCCTTCGTCATCATGGGCTCCGAGGTCCCCTTCCCGTTCCAGGCCCGCCCCTCGCGGATGCTGGTTCCGGGCATGCCGGAGGGTGTCATCGCCGCCATGCCGCTGCTGGAGGACTGGGGCGTCCCGAGCCGGCTCGCCAGCCTGCAGGGCTACCCCGGCTGCTTCGAGGGCTACGTCACCGACCTGGCCCGGGCCTGGCTCGAGGCCCTGGAGCCCGCCCAGCGGGAAGAGGTGGCGGTGTTCTCCTGCGGCCCCCATCCCATGCTGGAGGCCGTGGCGCGGCTGGCGCGGGAGTACGGCCTCCCCTGCCAGGTGTCGCTGGAGGAGTTCATGGCCTGCGCCGTGGGGGGCTGCGCCGGCTGCGCGGTGGAGATCCGGACCGACGCCGGCCCCGCCATGAAGCGGGTGTGCGTGGACGGCCCGGTGTTCGACGCGCGGCAGGTGTTCGCTTGA
- a CDS encoding dihydroorotase, protein MNRIAIRNGHVVDPSSRVDGVRDLFIASGRIVALGEAPEGFTPEIEIEAAGRMVCPGLVDLSARLREPGHEQKATIASETRAAVSGGVTTVCCPPDTSPVIDTPAVAELVRHRAKQSGRAWVLTLGALTQGLEGEQLAEMAALKAEGCVGVSNAGRPIRNSEVLRRALEYAATYGLTVYLQPRDPWLGQSGFMHEGSVSTRLGLPGIPETSETVELARCLLLIEQTGVRAHFCRLSTARSVEMVADARARGLRVTADVAAHQLHLTEMDVAGFDPMFHVIPPLRTIRDRDALRAGVAEGVITAVCSDHQPHEPETKLAPFNGTLPGISALETLLPLTLRLVDEGAFDLGTALARVTRGPAEILGIETGTLTPGTRADLCVIDTEHAWRLEPDTLLSRGRNTPFRGWEFRGRVTHTLVQGRLVYELR, encoded by the coding sequence ATGAACCGCATCGCCATCCGCAACGGGCACGTGGTGGATCCCTCCAGCCGCGTCGACGGGGTCCGCGACCTGTTCATCGCCAGCGGCCGCATCGTGGCCCTGGGCGAGGCCCCGGAGGGCTTCACGCCCGAGATCGAGATCGAGGCCGCGGGACGCATGGTCTGCCCGGGGCTGGTGGATCTCAGCGCACGGCTGCGCGAACCGGGACACGAACAGAAGGCCACCATCGCCAGCGAGACCCGGGCCGCGGTCTCCGGCGGCGTCACCACCGTCTGCTGCCCGCCCGATACCAGCCCGGTCATCGACACCCCCGCGGTGGCGGAGCTGGTGCGCCACCGTGCCAAGCAGTCGGGACGCGCCTGGGTGCTGACCCTGGGCGCACTGACCCAGGGACTGGAGGGTGAGCAGCTCGCGGAGATGGCCGCGCTCAAGGCGGAAGGGTGCGTCGGGGTGAGCAATGCCGGCCGGCCGATCCGCAACAGCGAGGTCCTGCGCCGGGCGCTGGAATACGCCGCCACCTACGGGCTGACCGTCTACCTGCAGCCCCGGGATCCCTGGCTGGGCCAGTCCGGGTTCATGCACGAGGGCAGCGTCAGCACCCGTCTCGGCCTGCCGGGCATCCCCGAGACCAGCGAGACGGTGGAGCTGGCCCGCTGCCTGCTGCTCATCGAGCAGACCGGGGTGCGCGCCCACTTCTGCCGGCTGTCCACCGCCCGCAGCGTGGAGATGGTGGCCGATGCCCGGGCCCGCGGACTGCGGGTGACCGCCGACGTGGCGGCCCACCAGCTGCACCTCACCGAGATGGACGTGGCGGGCTTCGACCCCATGTTCCACGTCATCCCGCCCCTGCGCACCATCCGCGACCGCGATGCCCTCCGCGCCGGGGTGGCCGAGGGGGTCATCACCGCCGTCTGTTCCGATCACCAGCCCCACGAGCCGGAGACCAAGCTGGCCCCCTTCAACGGCACGCTGCCCGGCATCTCCGCCCTGGAGACCCTGCTGCCCCTGACCTTGCGGCTGGTGGACGAGGGGGCGTTCGACCTCGGCACCGCCCTGGCGCGCGTGACCCGCGGGCCGGCGGAAATCCTGGGCATCGAAACCGGGACCCTGACCCCCGGCACCCGCGCCGATCTCTGCGTGATCGACACGGAGCACGCCTGGCGCCTCGAACCCGACACCCTGCTGAGCCGCGGCCGGAACACGCCCTTCAGGGGCTGGGAGTTCCGCGGCCGGGTCACCCACACCCTGGTCCAGGGCCGACTGGTCTACGAGCTCAGGTGA
- a CDS encoding aspartate carbamoyltransferase catalytic subunit, with translation MNFPGNWNTMQLDAQGRLRHFLTVEGLPRRILTDILDTADSFVVVGEQPVKKVPLLRGKTIVNLFFETSTRTRTTFELAAKRLSADVLNINVSTSATAKGESLLDTQKNLEAMHTDMFVVRHQHSGASHFMAQHAAPHVSIINAGDGQHAHPTQAMLDMLTIRRHKGAFDSLCVAIVGDILHSRVARSQIHALNTLGVGEVRVIAPRTLLPVDIESLGTRVFTSLSQGLAGVDVVIMLRLQKERMQSALLPSEHEYFQRYGLTEEKLALARPDALVMHPGPINRGVEIASSVADGPQSVILRQVSYGIAVRMAVMSMAMGRSPGARETAAKEPE, from the coding sequence ATGAATTTCCCCGGCAACTGGAACACCATGCAACTGGACGCGCAGGGCCGCCTGCGCCACTTCCTCACCGTGGAAGGACTGCCGCGGCGCATCCTCACCGACATCCTCGACACCGCCGACTCGTTCGTGGTGGTGGGCGAGCAGCCGGTGAAGAAGGTGCCGCTGCTGCGCGGCAAGACCATCGTCAACCTGTTCTTCGAGACCAGCACCCGGACCCGCACCACCTTCGAGCTCGCCGCCAAGCGCCTCTCGGCGGATGTGCTCAACATCAATGTGAGCACCTCGGCCACCGCCAAGGGCGAGTCGCTGCTGGACACCCAGAAGAACCTGGAGGCGATGCACACCGACATGTTCGTGGTGCGCCACCAGCACAGCGGCGCCAGCCACTTCATGGCCCAGCACGCCGCGCCCCACGTGAGCATCATCAACGCCGGCGACGGCCAGCACGCCCACCCGACCCAGGCGATGCTGGACATGCTCACCATCCGCCGCCACAAGGGCGCCTTCGACAGCCTGTGCGTCGCCATCGTGGGCGACATCCTGCACTCGCGGGTGGCCCGCTCCCAGATCCACGCCCTGAACACCCTCGGCGTGGGCGAGGTGCGCGTCATCGCGCCCCGCACCCTGCTGCCGGTGGACATCGAGTCCCTCGGCACCCGGGTCTTCACCAGCCTCAGCCAGGGCCTGGCCGGCGTGGACGTGGTGATCATGCTGCGGCTGCAGAAGGAGCGCATGCAGAGCGCCCTGCTGCCGAGCGAGCACGAATACTTCCAGCGCTACGGCCTGACCGAGGAGAAGCTCGCCCTGGCCCGGCCCGACGCCCTGGTCATGCACCCCGGCCCCATCAACCGGGGGGTGGAGATCGCCTCCTCGGTGGCCGACGGCCCCCAGTCGGTCATCCTCCGCCAGGTGAGCTACGGCATCGCCGTGCGCATGGCGGTGATGTCCATGGCCATGGGCCGCAGTCCCGGGGCCCGCGAAACCGCCGCCAAGGAGCCAGAATGA
- the pyrR gene encoding bifunctional pyr operon transcriptional regulator/uracil phosphoribosyltransferase PyrR: MSETHEDIEVLIKKMAEDLRDHLARSGITDPVMVGIHTGGAWVAERLHRLLDLEQPLGTLDISFYRDDFTRIGLNPQVRPSHLPFDVDGRHVILVDDVLSTGRTVRAALNELFDYGRPATVTLAVLVERDGRELPVQADVTGRHMALRRNQHVKLSGPDPLELKVQDVD; this comes from the coding sequence ATGAGCGAGACGCACGAAGATATCGAGGTCCTCATCAAGAAGATGGCCGAGGACCTCCGCGACCACCTGGCCAGGTCCGGCATCACCGATCCGGTCATGGTGGGCATCCATACCGGCGGCGCCTGGGTGGCCGAGCGCCTCCACCGCCTGCTCGACCTGGAGCAGCCCCTGGGGACCCTGGACATCTCCTTCTACCGGGACGACTTCACCCGGATCGGGCTCAACCCCCAGGTCCGCCCCTCCCATCTCCCCTTCGACGTGGACGGCCGCCACGTCATCCTGGTGGATGACGTGCTCTCCACCGGGCGCACCGTGCGCGCGGCCCTCAACGAGCTGTTCGACTACGGGCGCCCCGCCACCGTCACCCTGGCGGTGCTGGTGGAGCGGGACGGGCGCGAGCTGCCCGTGCAGGCCGACGTGACGGGCAGGCACATGGCGCTGCGCCGCAACCAGCACGTCAAGCTCTCCGGCCCGGACCCCCTGGAGCTCAAGGTCCAGGACGTGGATTGA